Below is a window of Malus domestica chromosome 13, GDT2T_hap1 DNA.
GAGCAAAACAAGTCTAGTGGCGGAGGTGGCGGAGCCTCGCAGCCGCCGGCGAAGAGAGGCCGCCCATTTGGCAGCGGCGGAAACAGCGCAGCAGCTGCTGCCGCTTCCGCCGCCGATACGGCAGCTCCGTCGACTCTCCTCGGTCCTTCCCTTCACGTCCACAGTTCCTTCGCCGGTCAGTTTATCAAAACCCTACTTGACATTTCAATCTAAAATTCtcgaaattttcaatttttccatGAATTGTTAGGCATATGCAATTATTAATCTTGGGGTTGATACAAATTGCGGAAttataaatgaaaagaaatcaAAGTGAAGTAACAATTATCAGAACTTTTACTGAGCTAGGTGGGCTGTAGTAATGGTAATAACGGTACCGGTTTTGGCAGGAAAGCTCCTTTGTCGAGTATTGTGGAGTCGATGTTCTTACGAATACATATTACCTCTATTGCAGATCAGAACAATAAAAGGATAGTCCTGGCTCTTCAAAGCGGCTTGAAGAGTGAGCTGACATGGGCGTTGAACACTCTCACATTACTCTCTTTTAAAGAGAAAGATGACATGCGCAGAGACGCAACCCCTCTCGCAAAGATTCCTGGGTTGCTTGATGCTCTTCTCAGCGTTGTACGTCTTGAACTCTTTCGCTTTCTGATttatataattttgtttttatgctcAAGTTTTAGGCAGCTCTCAGTTGGTCATTTTGCATCTCTAATTCaatagtattattatttttataacgCGCTCACAAACGAGAGCAGATGAACAATTGAGAGTGGAATAGCATTCCTCAACTTGTGAACTATCTTGTTCCAGCCAGTATCTATTGACATTTGACCCCATGTTGTCGGGATTCTGTCAATAACAGATTGATGATTGGCGTGATATAGCCCTTCCAAAAGAACATGTAAAGGCGCCCAGAGTAAGAACTTTGGGTGCAAATTTGGTTGTAACAGGGTTTGGAAATGAGTACGAGGCATTGGGTTCAAATGGCAATGTCCCGCATCCTGGGTAAGCTCTATAGATATATAGTAATTTCATGAGTGTATTTGCCGTTTGAGTGTCTGAAATTGTTTTTGATACGAGGAACTGATTGTGGGAAAATATTCATGTGGCAGCTTCGGATCCGGTACTCAAGAAGCATTAGTGCTGAGTGCTGTGACCAAACTTCGTGCTTCTTCGGAGTGGTGGCATGATGAAGATGGTCTGTTTAACCTGGATGAAGAAGGTCGAGCAGAAAGACAGCAGTGTGCTGTTGCTGCTTCAAATATCATTCGCAACTTCTCTTTCATGCCAGAAAATGAAGTCATTATGGCCCAACATCGCCATTGTCTGGAAACAGTGTTCCAGTGCATAGAAGATTATGTCACAGGTGAGAAGCATTATCATTGAAATCATTATTTATTTCTTGACTGCAGTCTGTCTGCAGTGTATAATCTATTGTCTCAACTCTAAAATTCTGTTTCCGGTGTAATTGTCTATGTatgtgaaataaatgtttaaaAAATTTCCATGTAACATCCAGTTACAAACTCTATGGTGGTGATGTCTTCTTGTAGTTCAGTTGTTAAAGATGTGTAGATCGTATATACTTTCCAATTTCAAATCTTGTAGTTTATAGATAGgcttattttagtattttactgGCAGTAAATCTTGTAGACTAAATTGGTTTGGAACTTTTCTTCTTGTATGCTTCTTTCATGATTGAGCTTCATACCTTTTCCTATTGGAAATCCTTTTCAGAACAAAGAAAATAGTAACCTTCCAGTTTGCTTTTCTGGTTAGGATTTTAGTGTAAAATGACTCCAATGCTTCCTTTGTTAACAGAGGATGAGGAACTTGTGACAAATTCTCTTGAGACGGTTGTGAATTTGGCTCCGTTGCTTGACCTTGGAATTTTCAGCTCATCAAAGCCATCCTACATAAGGATAACGTGAGAATTGTGATCTTCTTTTTCGAGCTTACGCTCTCTTTGTTATCCATCTGTTGataaattaattgattttctATCAAACAGAGGAAAACGTGCAGTTCAAGCCATCATGGGGATGCTGGGGTTTGTAGTCAAAACCTGGCATTGTGCTGCAGCTGAGTTACTTGGGCGTTTGGTCATAAACCCTGATAATGAACCCTTCCTTCTTCCCTTTGTTCCACAGGTTAATATTCAGAAATTTCTCTGTTACAAAAGTGTTTTTACATTTTTGAAATATTGTATCTTTGTAATGACACTCTGTGAACACTGCAGATACACAAGAGATTGGTTGATCTTATGAGCTTACCATCGATAGATGCACAAACAGTGCATGGGGCCCAAGCGGCTGCAGTTGGTGCACTCTACAACTTCGCTGAAGTGAATATGGACTGCAGGCTAAAACTCGCTAGTGAGCGATGGTAAGGACTCTTCCgctaaaaaaaatcccaaatactgAATCATTTCATTTGATCAGCAGTTTGAAAATCAAAATATCGCTGAGATGACATTTCTTTCGGAACAATTACAGGGCCATTGATCGATTGTTAAAAGTCATCAAGCAACCGCATCCAGTTCCTGAAGTTTGCAGGAAAGCTGCGATGATATTGGAAAGCCTTGTGTCTGAGCCACAGAACCGAGCGTTGCTGCTAGCTTATGAGAATGCATTTGCTGAAATAGTATTCTCAGATGCCAGGTATTCTGATACCTTTGCCAGGATTTTGTATGAACTGACGTCTAGACCTAACAACAAAGTGGCAGCAGCCCGTGGTGTTTGGGGCATGTAACTAATAATTGTGTCCTCTGATGAATATTCTCTTTATAAAAAGTATCGGATTGTTCGCCTGCTGGCTGACAAGTAAGTCTAGGATCTAATCTTTGTAGCAGTTGTCTTAAGAGAATTTAGTCAGATCCTTAAGTGGTACTCCCCTTCAAATACTCCCTTATGTAATTtgcaagtgttttttttaatgagAAACTAAACTGGTGTTGTGTGTACAGATGTTTCGGTTGTGGTTCTGTTGTATACTTTTTAGAACG
It encodes the following:
- the LOC103424070 gene encoding armadillo repeat-containing protein LFR; translation: MQKREQNKSSGGGGGASQPPAKRGRPFGSGGNSAAAAAASAADTAAPSTLLGPSLHVHSSFADQNNKRIVLALQSGLKSELTWALNTLTLLSFKEKDDMRRDATPLAKIPGLLDALLSVIDDWRDIALPKEHVKAPRVRTLGANLVVTGFGNEYEALGSNGNVPHPGFGSGTQEALVLSAVTKLRASSEWWHDEDGLFNLDEEGRAERQQCAVAASNIIRNFSFMPENEVIMAQHRHCLETVFQCIEDYVTEDEELVTNSLETVVNLAPLLDLGIFSSSKPSYIRITGKRAVQAIMGMLGFVVKTWHCAAAELLGRLVINPDNEPFLLPFVPQIHKRLVDLMSLPSIDAQTVHGAQAAAVGALYNFAEVNMDCRLKLASERWAIDRLLKVIKQPHPVPEVCRKAAMILESLVSEPQNRALLLAYENAFAEIVFSDARYSDTFARILYELTSRPNNKVAAARGVWGM